A genomic stretch from Ooceraea biroi isolate clonal line C1 chromosome 3, Obir_v5.4, whole genome shotgun sequence includes:
- the LOC105276904 gene encoding putative cyclin-dependent serine/threonine-protein kinase DDB_G0272797/DDB_G0274007 has protein sequence MDRQYTLCVLVPAHQYRSYLDNYHHHQQQTQEHQRRSLQRPTYVQYQQQQQRVTQQHQQYQEEQIYENIVSQYRMRMCYHNDYENDEQIQRFYWEQCYKRDDADATAYYYCEYVRNTHLGYSYKKWHT, from the coding sequence ATGGACCGTCAGTACACCCTCTGCGTACTTGTACCCGCGCATCAGTACCGTAGCTACCTGGACAATTACCATCATCATCAACAGCAGACGCAGGAACATCAACGCAGGAGTCTGCAACGTCCGACGTATGTCCAGtatcagcaacagcaacaacgcGTAACCCAGCAGCATCAGCAGTATCAAGAAGAACAGATTTACGAGAACATCGTGTCGCAGTACCGCATGAGGATGTGTTATCACAACGATTACGAGAACGATGAGCAGATACAGAGATTCTATTGGGAGCAGTGTTACAAGCGCGACGACGCTGATGCCACGGCGTATTACTACTGCGAATACGTAAGAAATACACACTTGGgatattcgtataaaaaatgGCATACTTGA